One Coleofasciculus sp. FACHB-T130 genomic region harbors:
- a CDS encoding septal ring lytic transglycosylase RlpA family protein gives MDNVLCRPGSAPMKEAPVAPTILSQSASWVEVPVSRASKPSIPDRIMQVMQNLLKLPAWAESRDTKPSQVAVVQIRDQGALGDRLINEKIGKRQGLWMSLAGRKSKSVATSSGEPEQFQVWVKGHLVAQIPEKPQAERFAKRIAQLLQNSNVDASQLKPALVDGKPGGKLGNNQLFVIDDAIATDFNRDRQLLAIEWVNNLRLALGEKPLTLVEAQAQMHGLIQTDTKLEGLASWYGGYFHGRQTANGEIYNQDALTAAHPSLPFNTFLKVTNLKNGDAVIVRVTDRGPYIAPRTLDLSRGAARCVKSEEVGVIPYEAVVMKPL, from the coding sequence GTGGATAATGTGCTTTGCCGCCCCGGCTCGGCACCCATGAAGGAAGCGCCAGTAGCGCCAACTATCCTATCTCAGTCGGCTTCATGGGTTGAAGTTCCTGTCAGTCGAGCGTCAAAGCCGAGTATTCCAGACAGAATCATGCAGGTGATGCAGAATTTATTGAAATTGCCTGCTTGGGCTGAATCTCGCGATACAAAGCCTTCGCAGGTTGCAGTCGTTCAGATTCGCGACCAAGGCGCATTGGGCGATCGCTTAATCAATGAAAAAATTGGAAAACGGCAAGGTCTGTGGATGTCCTTGGCTGGGCGCAAAAGCAAGAGCGTTGCCACATCTAGCGGAGAACCGGAGCAGTTTCAAGTCTGGGTGAAGGGACATTTGGTGGCTCAAATCCCCGAAAAACCCCAAGCTGAGCGATTTGCCAAGCGAATCGCGCAACTCCTGCAAAACTCCAATGTAGACGCTTCGCAACTGAAACCAGCGCTGGTGGATGGGAAGCCGGGGGGTAAGCTAGGCAACAACCAGTTGTTTGTAATTGACGACGCGATCGCTACCGACTTCAATCGCGATCGCCAACTCTTGGCAATCGAATGGGTAAATAATCTCCGCCTCGCCTTGGGTGAAAAGCCCTTAACCTTGGTAGAAGCTCAAGCCCAAATGCACGGCTTAATCCAGACAGATACCAAACTAGAGGGTTTAGCCTCTTGGTATGGCGGTTATTTTCACGGACGCCAAACGGCAAACGGCGAAATCTATAACCAGGATGCACTCACGGCGGCTCATCCCTCTCTGCCTTTTAATACCTTTCTGAAAGTAACAAACTTGAAAAATGGGGATGCTGTCATCGTGCGGGTGACTGACCGTGGCCCCTACATTGCGCCGAGAACGCTGGATTTGTCGCGGGGAGCCGCTCGCTGCGTTAAGAGCGAAGAGGTGGGCGTGATTCCCTATGAAGCGGTCGTAATGAAACCGCTCTAA